The nucleotide sequence TTGTGGGAGGtcgtttttgcgggtggtcctggaacgcattaaccatgaggaacaagggatcactgtacaaataaaatttaattgattgattgattgattgattgattgatctcaTTTGAATACAAACTATTAATTAATATCAGAATCATGTCAAAGAGAAAGCCTCTGCTGTAACTTGTAAAGGTGTTTTCACGTCAGGCTGATGTGTACCTTCATGGAGCTGCTTCACAGTAATCCTCATTGTCTCCTGACAGCGTTGGTCTTcctctccgtgtgtgtgtgtgtgtgtgtgtatgtgtgtgtgtgtgtgttcttcctcGACGTgtcgtccctcctcttcctcctgctggggCCGCTCTGCGTCAGCTGGTAGGTCCTCCTGGCCTGAAGCCGCTCCTTCTCCAGGACCAGCGTGTCATCCAGGATCTCCAGGCCGGGGATCTGACTGATGACGTACTGCCTGGGGAGGGAAGATGCTGTTAACACGTGATGGATGGTGTGTTAACATGTGATGGGCGGTGTGTGttaacacgtgtgtgtgtgtgtgacagagagactCATTCACCTCATTTAAGTGTTCAAAATGCACTGAATGTGATTCTGCAAACAATGTAAGCCAGAAATGAAAAGTATTGAGTTACATGTGGACACAGATACTGAAGGGACGGACTGACCAAAATGTTACGAACCTACATGTCAAAGCTGGATCAGAAGCATCATCAATTCTCCTTTTGGACCAAACAGAACACTGAACTGAAGGAGGACATAGAGGAATGACACCAGGACacgtgttcatgtgttcatgtgttcacgtGCTCTCCATGGTGAGCTGCTCGTGTGAATAGCCTGAGCACTGAATGTCTTATATTTAAACTGTAATGTACAAGTGACGCATGTCCCCTGATTGTTTCAGAGACAATACCGtgttggcccgaatataagacggtgttttttgcattgaaataagactgaaaaagtgggggtcgtcttacattcggggtctagacattatacccattcacaacgctagatggcgccaaaTATCTTTGAAGTGAATGCTGAACTCCTCAGGCCACAGCCTGGGGAGTCCCGAAGAAgaaacccctgtcacgaagaagaaaaataaaaatagcggtaagaaagaaaagagaggaaaataagagaagagataacaggaaatggagaaacgtagcgacaatctgagAAGTTAGTGAAAACCTTTCCGTGGTCCTCAGAGCGGACGCTTCCAAGAGctcgacaggagggtgtgcgTACGTGGACAAGAAACGGGATGGCCATCAGATATTAAGAtctgatagacagtttttgcatgatttgaatgaggcaaaataacatgctttttctctcaaatgtatttttataatcatttgtttcagatgtactgtaattattttcattataaaaattaaatttggtgttcaaaattttttttttcaaactttagtcttgaaaaagagggggtcgtcttataatcagggccatcttatattcgggccaatacggtttacagtgatacctctacttacgaacgtctctacttacgaacgtctctacttacgaatgtctctacttaccaaagaaatttcgacttacttaatgtaaaaacacagtatcggctgatagtcgaatctcccacaggttcctgaacgcaacattctcatagctgctctgctattggctattacctattatgtatcttcctggcatcccattggctaagagggatgccactccacctctgtgtggagctagatcggtgcttatggagtgtcttcagcattcggccctcgacccctgaggtgttctgatagttttgcgcaaatataataactttctGAGTACGTATTctctatggaccccaagaaagtgacggagaaaagaagaagaaaagagttttttgtccgtacaaacaaagcaagagatgatagaaaagcctgaaaaagggatgcgtttggttgatctcaccaaagaatatggccgtaatgcatctacaatcaccacgttattaaaactaaaggaagtttaaggagtttaaggcgtcgcgtgggtggttggagaagttcagaaggaggactggaattcactctgttgttcatgggggggcaagagggcatgaaccaaagagggcaaaaaacaacgaggacagcagttaaaaggtaaatgaccatcattattattctttactctattctttgttttttatgttatgcacaactctcatttattgtgtaataatctaatcgtaacatgtatttgttatatgtttagatgcatttttatgctttataaaacatttatgtctgaatttggggggcttggaacggatcacggcatttacatggaaaacgtgtctctacttacataatatcttccggaaccaattagttttgtaagtagaggtaccgctgtactaAACATCACTGTCCACATTTTCAcgctgccatctagtggacaaTGGTGACTTCTGCTCACAACAatcctgttttgtttgattCAGATCATTTGCTGATAATCTAGTTTTTGTCACCTTtagctttgaaataaaaacctgattgttcataaaaacatttgacattttaactcCATCTGTGGCTCCATTtacttttgtaaaataaagatgtGTTTCAGAAACACATGGGGACTGTAGCCGGGCGTGGCTCTCACCCGTAGCCGGGCGTGGCTCTCACCCGTAGCCGGGCGTGGCTCTCACCCGTAGCCGGGCGTGGCTCTCACCCGTAGCCAGGCGTGGCTCTCACCTGCAGCTGGGCGTGGCTCTCACCTGCAGCTGGGCGTGGCTCTCACCTGTAGTCTCTGTACTGGGTCAGACTCCCTCCATTGAAGTAGCTCGGTGCTGCCTCGTTGTTCATCATACTGAGGATCCTAATTTAACAGGAACACAGAATAAAGGAGGGAATAAATCTGTCTGCTGGGGTTAAAaccgaatgaatgaatgaatgaagtctgtTTGCTGGGATTAAAGACAGAATGACTGGATGAAGTCTGTTTGATGGGATTAAAGACAGAATGACTGGATGAAGTCTGTTTGATGGGATTAAAGACAGAATGACTGGATGAAGTCTGTTTGATGGGATtaaagacagaatgaatgaatgaagtctgtTTGCTGGGATTAAAGACAGAATGACTGGATGAAGTCTGTTTGATGGGATTAAAGacagagtgaatgaatgaagtctgtTTGATGGGATtaaagacagaatgaatgaatgaagtctgtCTGCTGGGattaaaacagaatgaatgaatgaatgaatgaatgtatgaatgaatgtatgaatgaatgaatgaagtctgtCTGCTGGGAttaaacagaatgaatgaagtctGTCTGCTGGaattaaaacagaatgaatgaatgaatgaatgaatgaagtctgtCTGCTGGGattaaaacagaatgaatgaatgaagtctgtCTGCTGGGAttaaacagaatgaatgaatgaagtatgTCTGCTGGaattaaaacagaatgaatgaatgaatgaatgaatgaatgaatgaatgaatgagtgaatgagtgagtgaagtCTGTCTGCTGGGattaaaacagaatgaatgaatgaatgaagtctgtCTGCTGGGATTAAAacagagtgaatgaatgaagtctgtCTGCTGGtattaaaacagaatgaatgaatgaagtctgtCTGCTgggattaaaacaaaatgaatgaattaacaaaaacaatggaCCACGTTTTCCTTTGCCCGGacgcgggtcaccggggcccccctctggagccaggcctagaggtggggctcgaaggcgaacgcctggtggccaggcctgcacccatggggcccggtcgggcacagcccgaaaggacaacgtgggtccctcttcccatgggctcaccacctgtgggaggggccaaaGGGGTCAGGTGCATTGTGGCcaaaggcggggaccttggcgatccgatccccggctacagaagctggctcttgggacgtggaatgtcaccgctctggcagggaaggagcctgagctggtgtgtgaggtggagaagttcccactagatatagtcgggctcacctccacacacagcttgggctctagTACcggtcctctccagaggggtttgactctcttccactctggagttgcccatggtgagagatgccgagcaggtgtgggtatacttatagccccccggcttggcgcctgtacattggggttcacccctgTAGACgcgagggtagcctccctccaccttcgggtggggggacgggtcctgactttgtgcttatgcaccaaacagcagttctgagtatccaccctttttggagtccttggagggggtgctggagagtgCTCCcgctggggactccatcgttctgctgggggacttcaatgctcacgtgggcaatgacagtgagacctggaagaacccgagtggtgttcagttattggacttccgTGCTCATcgcggactgtccataacgaacaccatgttcagacatatgtgcacttggcaccaggacaccctaggccgcagttcgatgatcgactttgtggtcgtgtcaccggacttgcggccgcatgtgttggacactcgggtgaagagaggggcggagctatcaaccgatcaccacctggtggtgtgttggctccgatggtgggggaagatgccggtccgacctggcagacccaaacgtattgtgagggtctgctgggaacacctggcggaatcccctgtcagaaggagtttcatcTCCCACCTCAGGCAGAACTTCAACCATGTCCCgggagaggtgggggacatcaagtctgagtggaccatgttccgcacCTCCATTATCGAGgtggccgaccgcagctgtggccgtaaggtggtcggtgcctgtcgtggcggcaaccccagaacccgctggtggacatcagcggtaagggattccgtcaagctgaagaaggagtcctatcagacctttttagcctgtgggactcctgaggctgCTAATGGGTACCAGCTGGCCAAGCAGAATGctgctttggtggttgctgaggcaaaaactcggaaATGGGAGGAGTgtggtgaggccttggaggacgacttccagacggcttcgaggaaattctggtccaccatcaggcgtctcaggagggggaagcagtgcagcatcaacattGTGTATAGTagggatggggcgctgctgatctcaactcgggacgttgtgactcagtggggagaatacttcgaagacctcctcaatcccgcagacacgccttcccatgaggaagcagagtctgggttctctgaggcgggctctcctatctctggggttgaggtcaccgaggtagttaaaaagctcctcggtggcagggccccgggggtggatgacaTCCGCCGGGAGtccctaaaggctctggatgttgtgaggctgtcctggttgacacgcctctgcaacatcgcgtggacgtcggggacagtacctctggattggcagactggggtggtggtccccctttttaagaagggggactggagggtgtgctccaactacaggggcatcacattcctcagcctccctggtaaggtctattcaggggttctggagaggagggtccgtcgggaagtcgaatctagGATTCAGGAgaagcagtgtggttttcgtcctggccgtggaacagtggaccagctctacaccctccgcagggtccttgagggggcatgggagttcgcccaaccagtctacatgtgttttgtggacttggagaaggcgttcgaccgtgttcctcggggggttctgcggggggtgcttcgggagtatggggtaccggaccccttgataagggctgttcggtccctgtacggccaatgtcagagtttggtccacaTTGcaggcagtaagtcggattcgtttccagtgagggttggactccgccaaggctgccctgtgtcaccgattctgttcataaaatttatggacagaatttctaggcgcagccaaggtgttgagggtgtccagtttggtgtCCTCAGtatgcgtctctgctttttgcagatgacgtggtgcttttagcttcatcaagccgtgatctccaactctcactggagcggttcgcagccgagtgtcaagcggttgggatgagaatcagcacctccaaatctgagaccatggtcctcagtcggaaaagggtggagtgccctctccaggttggggatgagatcctgccccaagtggaggagttcaagtatctcggggtctcgttcacgagtgagggtacgatggaacgggagatcgacaggcggatcggtgcagcgtctgcagtgatgcggactctgtatcggtctgtcgtggtgaagaaggagctgagccgaaaggcaaagctctcgatttaccggtcgatctacgttcctgccctcacctatggtcacgagctgtgggtcgtgaccgaaagaacgagatcccggatacaagcggtcAAGAtgggtttcctccgcagggtgtccgggctctcccttagagatagggtgaggagttcggtcatccgggagggactcagagtcgagccgctgctcctccgcatcgagaggagccagatgaggtggatcgggcatctggtcaggatgcctcctggacgtctccctggtgaggtgttccgggcacgtcctaccgggaggaggccccggggacgacccaggacatgctggagagactatgtctcccagctggccgtggaacgccttgggattctcccagaggagctggatgaagtggctagggggagggaagtctgggcttcctgcttaagctgctgcccccgtgacccgaccccggataagaggaggaagatggatggatggatggatggatggatgaatgaagtcTGTCTGCTGGGATTAATGacagaatgaatggatgaagtCTGCTGGGattaaaacagaatgaatgaatgattgaagtATATCTGATGGGATTAAAACGgaacgaatgaatgaagtcTGTCTGCTGGGATTAAAACTGGCCCACCTCAGGTTGGGGAGCTTCCGCCGGATCTCCTCCACGAACACGGGGAGGTTGTTTATCTTGTTCTTGTTGACGCACACGGTGGTGACGCTCGGCATGTAGGGAAACTTGATGTGTGACGTGTAGTTGTTCCCGTCCAGGATCAGAGTGCTGAGCTTCTCCAGCCGACCCAGGAGAGCCGGGTTCCAGTGAGGGTTGTATGAAGGAGAACACGGAACTCACACGCTCCAGTGCTTCAGAGACTGGGTGTACTGGtgtactgatgatgatgatggtaatgatggtgatggtgatgatggtgatgatgatgatggtgatggtgatggtgatggtgatggtgatggtgatgatgatgatgatgatgatgatgatgatgatgatggtgatggttatgatgatagtgatggtgatggtgatgatgatgatgatgatggtgatgatgatggttataatgatggtgatgatgatgatgatgatgatggtgatgatgatggtgatggtgatggtgatgtgatgatgatgatggtgatgatgatggttataatgatggtgatggtgatgatgatgatggtgatggtgatggtgatgatgatgatgatgatgatgatggtggttatgatggtgatgatgatgatgatggtgatggtgatgatgatgatgatggtgatggtggttatgatggtgatgatggtgatgatggtgatgatggtgatggtgatgatgatgatggtggttatgatggtgatgatggtgatgatggtgatgataatgatagtAATGTTGTATAACCTGATGAAACTGAGTGTCCTGACCTCTGACATCACCACAGTAACTCATCCTTTTTCTATTTTAGATGAACGctcatatttatttgaaaagttttttatgctgcaTGCCCTTCCTGCCATAACCCTCTGTTTAATCTGGGCTGAGGACCAACCTGCCGGTGATACGTGACGATAACAGGATGAATTCTAATTCCTGCTGCTCTTTCGTTGTTCTTTACTGTTTGCTGTTAAAGCTTCAAACGGTTCTTCTTGACTTTTCATTGTTTGAGTTTTAATTCCTTTCATGCTCACATCAAACGTAAGGATGAACTGCAGTAGTAttaatatcatattatcatcACAATTGTAACTTGTCTGAAGTGTTTAGTACTAAATAATAGTGAGATGCGTTCTGCATGTAATGTAATGGAACACGTGTTCCTGACGTGTCAGCTGTGACgtgacaacaggaagtgagtgtCAGCTTCCTGCCGCGGTGAAGGATACTCGTCCAGCAGGTTGTAGCTGAGGTCCAGCACCTCCAGGGTGTCTGTCTGTGGCAGGATGGTGCTGTAGGGTATTTCTGTGAGGCTCTGGTGGGCAAACGACAGCCACTGGTAGCTGGGGGGGCTGTTCTGACCCCCGCTGTGCTGATCCATGTTAGCTGTGTGGCAGGGGCTCAGATGATCAGGATCATGTTCAGTCCCTGAAGAGACAAACCAACAGCCACACAGATGACTAACAGACATGTGATCCAGACCGTCTGCGTCACCGAGGGGGGGTTCAAACCAGACATGAAATGATATTCACAGTTTTTACAGTGGATGAACAGAAACATGAACTCCTCTTTAGTCCATCTCAGTCTGATGTTGAAGTATTTCACTGATGTTCCTGGAATAGTTCACGAAAAAATTATCAACGACGCTTCTGGTGAACAAactgttaaattatttgtaGTCCTCAAACTTCTTTTGAGCCCCGTTTACATGAAAAGAGTTTCGTGTTTTGAAAAGGACTTCAATTAATCGAGAATCAATTTCACAATTGATAAAATGctgtagtattagtattagcatTAGTATTCGAATCAGTATCAGTATCagtgttagtattagtattagtattagtattagtattagtattagtattagtataagtattagtattagtattagtataaGTTGTCAGGTTCAAGCAacctaaaaacattgaaaaactcACACgaaaaggaaaagacaacagTTTTACGTtgtactcgcgaggagaacgggtAGAGAAGTGCTCAGGTACAAATCTCCCCCTCGTTCTGAGCATCTCATCTGAAAacctctgcttttatttcatttgggccgtccctgtttacaatgtgtccTAAAGGGTAGGGGACAAAAATTTCAGCAATGCACCATGTATGGTATACTGTCACGAGAGTAAAACCCTTTTCTTTATATGgttttgtcttattttcagCAGGTCAAGGTTTACATCTTAAACTAGTGGTCAGCTGTTACCTCAGCTGTGACCTTTTTGACCCCTACCTAAACATAACTCAGGGCATAAAAAGACACTCACACCAAACCTTTATTGGTTCAGAAATGAACACgagtaaatatgggataacATATATACAATAATCTAACAtaagtattagtattagtattagtgttaGTGTCAGTATTAGTAGAAGTAgaagtattagtattattattagtattagtattagtattaatatCAGTATTAGTATCAGTATCAGTATTTGTATTAGTATCAGTATCAGTATTAGTATCAGTATTAGTATCAGTatcagtattcattcattcatcttccaacccgcttaatccgctaacgcaggtcgcggggtagccagtgcctatcctggcagtctcagggcgtgaggcgggggacactccgggcacgacgccagtgcaccgcagagccacatagaaacgaacaaccactcacacacacactcactcctatggtcaatttgggaccggccaatcaacctgaagcgcatgcttttggaggtgggaggaagccggagaacccggagagaacccacgcagacacgggggagagcatgcgaactctgcacagagcgggactcgaacccgggtccgccgtctcgtgaggcagcagcgctaaccactgcgccaccgtgccgccagtatcagtatcagtatcagtatcagtatcagtatcagtatcagtattagtattagtatcagtatcagtatcagtatcagtatcagtattagtattagtatcagtatcagtatcagtatcagtatcagtatcagtatcagtatcagtatcagtattagtattagtatcagtatcagtatcagtatcagtattagtattagtatcagtatcagtatcagtatcagtatcAGTAGGGCAGCAGATAGTCTATACTTTCAGACTGAACACCACACAGACGGTCTGTAGACGTCGTGGAGGAGCTTCACTAAATTCAACAGGATCCGCAGCACAAACCAGACCAGCCTGATCAATAACCTGATCATGaatgattaattattattattgaacaaGTATTCTAAGAAGCTGTTTCTTTCTATTTTCACCTGCCTGAAACAATCTCCACCTGTCTGCTGTCTGAAGGGTCTGAGGGTCTGACTGTGTGTAAACTCATCTCTCTATCAGGTTAAAATCAGTCTCACTGTCAACAATCAGTCAAATCCGTTACGTTCTCCTGGTACCGACTAAATCCCTCCCAGAAGTCATGACTGGTAGAGAACTGGAGCGACGGCACAGGAGCCATTCTGATTGTTCACAGCGTAAGGCTGACAGGATTATCACGGATTCCTACGACTCACACCAGAGATTATAGTTTTAACCATTTACAGATTTCATTAacctcatttttaaatattctgaaaGTTATTTATAGAGAATatttaaagcaaaaatattacaaatgggAACGAAAACAAGGCAAACTAGCAGTTAAAGATTTTCAGGTGACCCTCCAGCAAAACGAGTTTCAAAGTGTGAGTCTGAGTTAAAGCAGTGATCTTCACACTGACTGATGGTCTGAAGGCTGCTGCCATTACCTAAAATAATAAACCTAGAATAATAACTGATTAACTGATTAAACGTCTTTGCagtcacacacgttgtacgtagtTCAGTGGAGCTGACTTACCGCGATGAGGAGTTCCTGCTGTCGCTTCAGTGGATGCAGAGCTCTGAGAGATTCTTCCAGCTGTATGAAAGCTCCCTTTCATTCCCAGCAGGAGGTCACATGATGGGGATAATCACATTGCTGCTTAACCTTGTTGGTTCGTAAGACCCACACACCCTAGATCTAAATAACATTAATGGTGCTAACTTCTCAAAAGAGGGTCAAAAGCATCGCCGGGGCTCAAGACCAGTGACGACATTTcaacattaaatcacatttgtgCCCAATAATGGAAAACTATAAAAACTACTGGACTGAACAACATCATCCCAATTATGGAAAAGAATCAGAGGTAAGAACCTTTTAAATACTGTAAGGACGGTTTACGCAGTGTTTCTACTGAATTCTACACAATCTATAACCTATAGTTTTGCTGCTTTGAcagatattgttaataaaaaaatgcagGGTATCTTTCCATTTATTacgaaataatgaaataatccATATAAGACGTCCACAGCAGAGGTCTCAGTTTCACAGTTTATTTTGTGACAGCTTTCATTGGTTAAACTAACACACGTGTTGCTTCATTCGTCACATCTGTCCTGCTCATGTTCTGACTGGATCATGTCATTCAATGCTCCCTTTAGTTACAGCCTTGACTAAATATCATTTGAACAAAATGGCGTCTTGTTTTTCTGATCTACTTGGATagatttaaattgattttacaCAGCGTGACAGACCGGCTGATGGGAGACTCTGcttcattaaaaacagtttttctcaGCTGAAACAGTTCATTTGATTTCAAGTCAACACAAGAGTCCAATGTAATCCAGTCCAGCAGGAGTTCCAGGTCTACCTTCTACTGTGTGAATCACCTGTGACACGTAGTCAATTCATCAGACAAACGGATGTTCTACCTTTtgtatgaatgaatttatttttggtgACCAAATGGTCTCTGGGAACCACAGCCACTGATTCAGGGGTAGATGAAGATCCCAGACTACAGCTTGGAGgtttctctgtttctgtgtgctCCTGGTCCAATGTCAAATCTGTCTCCACATGATCCTTCTCATCAGAAAGGAAACCCTCGTTTTagtctatttatatatttaatggCACAATGAAAGTTAAGCTAGTCCCTTAGGAAGCAGGAGGGGGTCAAtctcagtgacctctgacccctggcAGTCGAAGGCTTTTAGTGATCTTGCCTCAGTTGTGTCTGAAATAACAAAGGATACT is from Antennarius striatus isolate MH-2024 chromosome 23, ASM4005453v1, whole genome shotgun sequence and encodes:
- the LOC137590713 gene encoding leucine-rich melanocyte differentiation-associated protein, whose product is MKGSFHTAGRISQSSASTEATAGTPHRGTEHDPDHLSPCHTANMDQHSGGQNSPPSYQWLSFAHQSLTEIPYSTILPQTDTLEVLDLSYNLLDENPALLGRLEKLSTLILDGNNYTSHIKFPYMPSVTTVCVNKNKINNLPVFVEEIRRKLPNLRILSMMNNEAAPSYFNGGSLTQYRDYRQYVISQIPGLEILDDTLVLEKERLQARRTYQLTQSGPSRRKRRDDTSRKNTHTHTYTHTHTHTERKTNAVRRQ